The Dehalococcoidia bacterium genome contains a region encoding:
- a CDS encoding serine/threonine-protein kinase, whose amino-acid sequence MDDPTIFVIVFALIFTSIPVTVAIIQAVQRHRANASARRQGRSQQQQAQPASKHRINSRYELKAPAFKQGGMANIWLARDRTSGRKCIIKTPRRGTTMDNVYLDKLRQEAAFLKRLQHPNIVTYLDDFYYKGEFHLVLELVTGETIMSSSPRTSAGEQKLLTWAGQALDALAYIHAAGIVHRDVNPKNIMLSGNGGIKLIDFGTAKSLESMKKDTVKTDPFTQIANKGFDIPELFIGGESDQRCDLCGLAQTCIYLLTLRQPNDLCIELIRTNWPRSYGEAGKVADYMISAGISARTSHCLAQAVMFSPGSRFASATAMRSALLSANECAMKEVGVSK is encoded by the coding sequence ATGGACGATCCGACCATCTTTGTCATAGTCTTTGCGCTGATCTTCACCAGCATACCGGTCACAGTGGCCATTATCCAGGCGGTCCAGCGGCACAGGGCGAACGCCTCAGCCCGGCGCCAGGGCAGATCGCAGCAACAGCAGGCCCAACCGGCAAGCAAGCACCGCATCAACAGCCGCTACGAGCTTAAAGCGCCGGCCTTCAAACAGGGAGGAATGGCCAACATCTGGCTGGCCAGGGACCGCACCAGCGGCAGGAAATGCATCATCAAGACGCCCCGCAGGGGCACCACCATGGATAATGTGTATCTGGACAAGCTGCGCCAGGAAGCCGCTTTCCTCAAAAGGCTGCAGCATCCCAACATAGTCACCTACCTGGATGATTTCTATTACAAAGGAGAATTCCACCTGGTACTGGAGCTCGTAACGGGCGAAACCATCATGTCGTCCTCTCCCAGGACATCAGCCGGCGAGCAGAAGCTCCTGACCTGGGCCGGACAGGCGCTGGACGCCCTGGCCTATATCCACGCTGCGGGTATTGTGCACAGGGACGTCAATCCCAAGAACATCATGCTCAGCGGAAACGGCGGCATCAAACTGATCGACTTCGGCACGGCCAAAAGCCTGGAGAGTATGAAGAAGGACACGGTCAAGACGGATCCCTTCACCCAAATAGCCAACAAGGGTTTTGACATACCCGAATTATTCATAGGCGGCGAGAGCGACCAGCGCTGCGACCTGTGCGGCCTGGCGCAGACCTGCATCTACCTGCTCACTCTCAGACAGCCCAACGACCTGTGTATCGAGCTGATCCGCACCAACTGGCCGCGTAGCTACGGCGAGGCCGGCAAGGTAGCGGACTACATGATCTCGGCGGGTATCTCGGCGAGGACATCGCACTGCCTAGCCCAGGCCGTGATGTTTTCGCCGGGCAGCAGATTTGCCAGCGCTACAGCCATGCGGTCAGCGCTTCTGTCTGCAAACGAATGCGCGATGAAAGAAGTGGGGGTATCTAAATGA
- a CDS encoding coproporphyrinogen III oxidase family protein: MIPWFVGAVVHQSGKSFLRFTGDIDTGHIAREGRVRGGDVSLYIHIPFCKTLCPFCCFNRYLFKEEQARSYFADLRREVDMYATLGFKFNDFYFGGGTPTVLMDELSSFVDFLRSKFEIRRISLETTPRELTPETIDQLHQLGVNRLSVGVQSFDDALLRAMGRTLFKGEDSIRKLKLAQGKFDTVNVDLMFNFPTQTPEQFLSDIRIFKELGTDQATFYPLMPSPHKLDALTRKFRKVDTSHEKQFYELILQELLDGGYKASTAWCFSRGDLMIDEYIIDYDDYIGVGAGSVSFLGGDFLVNSFSLEGYHRLIAEDRLPIVRTRHLSATEQYRYYMLTRFFGMRLNTQQFKRRFNSDIHSRLWAELLFFKIAGVIQEKNGMISVTRRGMYPVGTMMKEFFAALNTLREYCIEGGI, translated from the coding sequence ATGATCCCCTGGTTCGTCGGCGCCGTTGTACACCAATCAGGAAAAAGCTTCCTCAGATTTACAGGTGATATCGATACCGGCCACATCGCCCGTGAAGGACGTGTGCGCGGCGGCGATGTCTCCCTCTATATCCATATCCCCTTCTGTAAAACGCTCTGCCCCTTCTGTTGCTTCAACCGTTACCTGTTCAAGGAGGAGCAGGCTCGCTCTTACTTCGCAGACCTGCGGCGGGAGGTCGACATGTACGCCACGCTGGGTTTCAAATTCAACGACTTCTATTTCGGGGGCGGCACGCCCACCGTCCTCATGGACGAACTGTCCAGCTTCGTCGATTTCCTCAGATCGAAATTCGAGATCAGGCGCATCTCCCTTGAGACCACCCCGCGCGAGCTGACTCCGGAGACCATCGACCAGCTTCACCAGCTGGGGGTCAACCGCCTGTCCGTCGGCGTTCAGAGCTTCGACGACGCGCTTCTCAGGGCCATGGGCAGGACACTCTTCAAGGGCGAGGACTCGATCCGGAAGCTGAAGCTGGCCCAGGGTAAATTCGATACGGTCAACGTGGACCTGATGTTCAACTTCCCCACGCAAACCCCTGAGCAGTTCCTCTCCGACATCAGGATATTCAAGGAGCTCGGTACGGACCAGGCCACTTTCTACCCGCTGATGCCCTCCCCCCATAAACTGGACGCGCTGACCAGGAAGTTCCGCAAAGTTGATACCTCGCATGAAAAGCAGTTCTACGAGCTGATCCTGCAGGAGCTGCTGGACGGCGGATATAAAGCTTCGACGGCCTGGTGTTTCTCGCGCGGCGACCTGATGATCGACGAATACATCATCGATTACGACGACTATATCGGCGTCGGCGCCGGGTCCGTCAGCTTCCTGGGAGGCGATTTCCTGGTCAACTCATTCTCGCTGGAGGGCTATCACAGGCTGATCGCGGAAGACCGGCTGCCCATAGTACGCACGCGCCATCTCTCCGCAACAGAACAGTACCGTTACTACATGCTGACCAGGTTCTTCGGCATGAGACTGAACACGCAGCAGTTCAAACGTCGCTTCAATTCGGATATCCACTCCAGGCTGTGGGCGGAGCTGCTTTTCTTTAAAATTGCCGGTGTTATCCAGGAGAAAAACGGCATGATCTCGGTCACCAGGCGCGGCATGTACCCCGTGGGTACCATGATGAAGGAGTTTTTCGCAGCCCTGAACACACTGCGGGAATACTGTATCGAGGGCGGCATTTAG
- a CDS encoding FHA domain-containing protein, translating into MPSIPSPVYAPVISSFTANPSYIQPGQSSTLSWTVNNTANVSISPSVGSVPNTGVYVVTPAYTTTYTLTASNSAGSVVASTTVTVAPYVGSTYYTSSTYSGTTEATSTATNPVSTTGSSNGTLSWWLPYILLVALLAAAAIIIVILLLRKPAAQAVHYSGARSGTMPAVTSPVATLPATGSPKTSPVTVGPPAKFVASNGSELSLAGDGAPLGRRDFQHMVSPDKADLISRQHVTVSYENGQYYIEDHGSTNGTRLNGSSIKGTGRQAIKDGDTIDLAGALSFVFRS; encoded by the coding sequence GTGCCGTCCATACCTTCTCCGGTCTATGCGCCTGTGATCAGCTCGTTCACGGCCAATCCCAGCTATATCCAGCCGGGGCAATCATCCACGTTGTCGTGGACGGTCAACAACACGGCTAATGTCAGCATATCGCCTTCGGTCGGCTCGGTGCCCAATACGGGAGTTTACGTTGTAACTCCCGCATACACGACCACTTATACACTTACCGCGTCGAACAGCGCAGGCTCGGTGGTGGCCAGCACCACGGTAACGGTGGCGCCCTATGTCGGCAGCACCTATTACACCAGCAGCACCTATAGCGGCACAACCGAAGCCACCTCCACCGCCACCAACCCGGTCAGCACCACCGGCAGCAGTAACGGGACGCTGTCCTGGTGGCTGCCCTATATCCTGCTCGTTGCGCTGCTGGCCGCAGCCGCCATAATCATAGTCATCCTTCTGCTGAGGAAACCCGCTGCGCAGGCCGTTCATTACAGCGGCGCGCGCTCAGGCACGATGCCGGCTGTCACTTCACCCGTAGCCACTCTGCCGGCAACAGGCTCTCCCAAGACCTCGCCGGTAACCGTCGGTCCGCCGGCCAAGTTCGTTGCCTCCAACGGAAGCGAGCTTTCGCTGGCAGGTGACGGCGCGCCGCTGGGACGCAGGGACTTCCAGCATATGGTTTCCCCGGATAAGGCAGACCTTATATCCAGGCAACATGTCACAGTCTCCTATGAAAACGGCCAGTATTACATCGAGGACCATGGCAGCACCAATGGCACCAGGCTGAACGGGTCCTCCATCAAAGGCACAGGCAGGCAGGCGATTAAAGATGGTGACACTATCGATCTTGCAGGCGCTCTCAGTTTCGTGTTCAGGTCTTAA
- a CDS encoding FHA domain-containing protein: MKGIIIPLLIACMVLSAAAAVFSPAQAQPSPPINPDESWQPPDDGGEMVEPPVGVDTYNQTWPSLQMTVPPSPPAGAAGSIVNAYLVTSYGQTLYNLYRNDLCYLLVSFNGPGYFYLWEYYPSGTTPYGHWLCYRWYRPYAGVWRIGPFSAESWDPDGLYVWKMWYNSGFSWSERTLSFNYTRGSISPYSGPSPRPIYQPVINSFSANASSIDVGQTVTLTWTTSNASSVTISPGIGTVGTSGSTTITPGATTTYTLSATGSSGSTVTSSATINVIPRVSPALSVQQPTIQSGQSTVLSWNAPAALQVYIDGLGNFEAAGTTIVAPNQTTTYNLTATYIDGTTQTAAVAVTVEQPPYLIYGLLALLAIAAIVIVIMMVKRPKVSQLPRTSAASAGTATSAAATSTAGTSAASTSVTDAPPAKLIMPDGGEMLLAGNTRTLGRQDFEQLLPSDRASFISRQHINIWYEDGKYYIEDPGSTNGTRLNGEEIRESGKQPLVDGDVIELADKLIITFKI, translated from the coding sequence ATGAAAGGAATAATTATACCGCTGCTGATCGCGTGTATGGTTTTATCAGCTGCGGCTGCAGTATTTTCGCCGGCTCAGGCACAGCCGTCGCCGCCAATTAATCCCGATGAAAGCTGGCAACCGCCTGACGACGGTGGGGAAATGGTCGAGCCGCCGGTTGGTGTTGACACTTACAACCAGACCTGGCCCAGCCTTCAGATGACGGTGCCGCCTTCGCCTCCGGCAGGAGCAGCCGGATCCATCGTAAACGCCTACCTGGTAACCAGCTATGGCCAAACACTTTACAATCTTTATCGTAACGACCTGTGCTACCTGCTTGTCTCGTTTAACGGCCCGGGTTACTTCTACCTGTGGGAATACTATCCGTCGGGGACCACACCCTACGGACACTGGCTGTGTTACAGGTGGTACAGGCCTTATGCGGGCGTATGGCGCATCGGGCCGTTCAGTGCCGAGTCCTGGGATCCCGACGGGCTCTATGTCTGGAAGATGTGGTACAACTCCGGCTTCTCATGGTCGGAGCGCACTCTGAGCTTCAATTACACACGCGGCAGCATTTCTCCTTACAGCGGGCCGTCACCCAGGCCGATCTATCAGCCGGTGATCAATTCCTTCAGCGCAAATGCATCGTCGATAGACGTCGGACAAACGGTCACACTGACCTGGACCACGAGCAACGCCAGCAGCGTTACCATATCACCCGGCATAGGCACGGTGGGGACATCCGGATCGACAACCATAACACCCGGCGCGACCACCACTTACACACTGTCGGCTACAGGCAGCTCGGGAAGCACGGTGACGTCTTCCGCAACTATCAACGTTATACCGAGGGTGTCGCCTGCATTGAGCGTGCAGCAACCAACCATACAGTCCGGGCAGTCCACCGTGCTTTCATGGAACGCCCCCGCCGCCTTACAGGTGTACATCGACGGGCTGGGGAATTTCGAAGCCGCGGGCACAACGATAGTAGCGCCCAATCAAACGACCACGTATAACCTCACCGCCACCTATATCGACGGCACGACGCAGACGGCAGCCGTCGCAGTTACCGTCGAGCAACCGCCCTACCTCATTTACGGCCTGCTGGCGCTGCTGGCTATAGCGGCGATCGTAATAGTGATTATGATGGTGAAAAGACCAAAGGTATCGCAGCTGCCACGCACATCTGCCGCCAGTGCAGGTACAGCTACATCCGCCGCAGCTACATCCACAGCGGGCACCTCGGCTGCGTCGACTTCCGTCACGGATGCTCCTCCCGCCAAGCTAATCATGCCCGACGGCGGCGAGATGCTGCTTGCCGGCAATACCAGAACGCTCGGCCGCCAGGATTTTGAACAACTTCTGCCGTCGGATCGGGCATCGTTCATCTCAAGACAGCACATCAACATATGGTATGAGGATGGAAAATATTACATCGAGGATCCGGGCAGCACAAACGGCACCAGGCTCAACGGCGAGGAGATCCGCGAAAGCGGCAAGCAACCCCTCGTGGACGGCGATGTCATTGAGCTGGCCGATAAATTGATTATCACCTTTAAAATATAG
- a CDS encoding crotonase/enoyl-CoA hydratase family protein — MEYKELKYEVSEGILTLTLNNPDKMNSITASTCTELLDAFERADNDDDVRVVIVTGSGRAFSAGAALGGGEEAKGSYFMERFMGREDDQPHRDEGGIVVLRIYDMKKPLIAAINGPAVGFGITMTFPMDIRIASTNAKMGLVFCRRGIVFDGCASWFLTRLVNMGVATEWVYSGRVFSAKEAFEKGLVSELLEPEALLPRAREIAAGIANNSSPISVAFCRQLMWKMLGADHPMEAHQVESKALNWIFGVPDAKEGIMSFLEKRKPAFPMKPSKDMPAFYPWWKDRPFKY; from the coding sequence ATGGAGTACAAGGAGCTTAAATACGAAGTGTCGGAGGGTATTCTCACGCTGACGCTCAACAATCCGGACAAGATGAACTCTATCACAGCGTCCACCTGCACGGAGCTGCTTGATGCGTTCGAGAGAGCCGATAACGACGATGACGTGCGTGTGGTGATAGTCACCGGCTCCGGCAGGGCGTTCAGCGCAGGGGCCGCCCTGGGAGGGGGAGAGGAAGCCAAGGGCTCGTACTTCATGGAACGTTTCATGGGCAGGGAGGACGATCAGCCGCACCGGGATGAGGGCGGCATCGTCGTGCTGCGCATATACGACATGAAGAAACCGCTTATAGCAGCCATCAACGGGCCGGCAGTGGGCTTCGGTATAACCATGACCTTTCCCATGGATATCCGTATCGCCTCGACCAATGCCAAAATGGGACTGGTGTTCTGCCGGCGCGGCATCGTTTTCGATGGCTGCGCCAGCTGGTTTTTAACGCGGCTGGTAAATATGGGCGTTGCGACCGAGTGGGTTTACAGCGGCAGGGTGTTCAGCGCGAAGGAGGCCTTCGAGAAGGGCCTGGTGAGCGAACTGCTGGAGCCCGAGGCTCTGCTGCCACGGGCACGTGAGATCGCCGCCGGCATCGCCAACAACTCATCCCCCATTTCAGTGGCGTTCTGCCGCCAGCTTATGTGGAAGATGCTGGGCGCAGACCATCCCATGGAAGCCCACCAGGTAGAGTCTAAGGCGCTCAACTGGATCTTCGGCGTGCCCGATGCCAAAGAAGGCATCATGTCGTTTCTCGAGAAGAGGAAGCCCGCCTTCCCCATGAAGCCGAGCAAGGATATGCCTGCATTCTATCCCTGGTGGAAGGACCGGCCGTTCAAATATTAG
- a CDS encoding Stp1/IreP family PP2C-type Ser/Thr phosphatase, whose product METGYGWDTGLVRKLNEDSVFCSTFDLRTHAGTVSAGLFAVADGMGGHDAGEIASDLAIRIFQAECVSGLLAKQAAPGLPVMASAFSKANEAVLEAASERSLEGMGTTLTAALVTGPDMYVAHIGDSRCYIINTREIIQVTTDHSVVQELVDTGHISAEEALTHPRRNEITRVLGYNDNSLPDLIQIKLYAGDNILLCSDGLCGVLPADRIKETVLASQSPAQACADLISQVNLSGGPDNISVIIARPGGLPSWQALVSAKTGVKTA is encoded by the coding sequence TTGGAGACAGGTTACGGCTGGGACACCGGCCTGGTGAGAAAACTCAACGAAGACAGTGTTTTCTGCAGCACCTTTGATCTGCGCACACATGCAGGTACCGTATCGGCCGGCCTGTTTGCGGTCGCGGACGGTATGGGTGGACATGATGCCGGAGAGATAGCCAGCGACCTGGCTATCAGGATTTTCCAGGCCGAATGCGTCTCTGGATTGCTGGCCAAACAGGCGGCGCCCGGATTGCCCGTGATGGCCTCCGCCTTCAGCAAGGCTAACGAGGCCGTCCTCGAAGCTGCGTCGGAAAGGTCGCTGGAGGGCATGGGCACCACTCTCACAGCAGCCCTTGTCACAGGCCCCGACATGTACGTTGCCCACATAGGAGATTCCCGCTGTTATATTATCAATACCAGGGAGATTATTCAGGTCACAACGGACCATTCCGTGGTGCAGGAGCTGGTGGATACCGGGCATATATCGGCGGAGGAAGCCCTGACACATCCACGCCGCAACGAGATAACACGCGTGCTGGGTTACAATGATAATAGCCTGCCGGACCTGATACAAATCAAGCTTTACGCCGGCGATAACATACTGCTGTGCTCTGACGGCCTGTGCGGGGTGCTTCCTGCTGACAGAATCAAAGAAACGGTGCTTGCCTCGCAGAGTCCCGCGCAGGCCTGCGCGGACCTGATCTCTCAGGTTAACCTGTCCGGCGGTCCCGACAACATATCGGTTATCATCGCCCGGCCCGGCGGCCTCCCCTCCTGGCAGGCGCTGGTATCGGCAAAGACGGGGGTGAAAACAGCCTGA
- a CDS encoding ABC transporter substrate-binding protein, producing MSTRKILAVIAISLALIILPAALSACGNLSSTLTGKPETVVIYHFGDLSQLYAPATSSKLSGFADFAAWYNQEMQGVDGVPITYKYIDTGGKLDEALTAYQIFKQSKPYPSVMVLSGTEESVRLQRNFTDDGILCFTSGTPGIYPIGYELATIPTYSDSLGAFVMWLSDDWTPRTGQKAKLAILTWDSPYGKAVINEEVREFIAARGIELVYEDVFKTDVKDVTPQMQKIREADANWVYDNTLGQGPIIISSAAESLNMLEHELYSTEPGKVHRATGPWGIDEASIILGGPLMEGLIGPRSIASWSMSEVEGVVKALTAFDKNNRQPSERTIGYLNVWPITYTIGHCMNQVVKEQGWEKLNGITLREEFLKLKDFKPLGMTVYSFSDSKPAPDQTMIFKIERGRLLPITDWITCPDLRPKALR from the coding sequence ATGAGTACACGAAAAATCCTGGCCGTAATCGCGATATCCCTTGCACTGATAATTCTGCCTGCAGCTTTATCGGCCTGCGGCAATCTGTCCAGTACGCTGACCGGCAAACCGGAAACGGTCGTAATCTATCATTTCGGCGACCTGAGCCAGCTTTATGCTCCTGCGACATCTTCCAAGCTGAGCGGCTTCGCTGATTTCGCAGCCTGGTATAACCAGGAGATGCAGGGGGTGGACGGCGTTCCCATCACGTACAAATATATTGATACGGGCGGCAAGCTTGATGAGGCATTGACCGCCTACCAGATTTTTAAACAGTCCAAACCGTACCCGTCGGTCATGGTGCTTTCCGGCACCGAGGAGTCGGTCAGGCTGCAAAGGAACTTCACTGATGATGGAATACTGTGCTTTACCAGTGGGACACCGGGGATTTACCCGATAGGCTACGAGTTAGCCACCATACCTACCTACTCGGATTCCCTGGGCGCCTTCGTAATGTGGCTGAGCGACGATTGGACTCCCCGTACCGGTCAAAAGGCAAAGCTTGCCATCCTCACCTGGGACAGCCCTTATGGCAAGGCCGTTATCAATGAGGAAGTCAGGGAGTTCATTGCTGCCAGAGGGATTGAGCTTGTCTATGAAGATGTTTTCAAGACGGATGTGAAGGATGTCACGCCGCAAATGCAGAAAATCAGGGAGGCGGACGCCAACTGGGTATACGATAATACGCTGGGACAGGGGCCCATCATCATCAGCTCGGCCGCTGAGTCACTGAACATGCTCGAACACGAGCTCTACAGCACGGAGCCGGGCAAGGTTCATCGCGCCACAGGTCCCTGGGGCATCGACGAGGCATCCATAATCCTGGGCGGGCCTCTTATGGAAGGACTGATCGGGCCTCGTAGCATAGCTTCCTGGTCCATGTCAGAGGTGGAAGGTGTTGTCAAAGCCCTCACAGCATTCGATAAGAATAACAGGCAACCTTCCGAGCGAACCATCGGCTATCTCAACGTGTGGCCGATCACTTACACTATAGGACACTGCATGAACCAGGTAGTCAAAGAACAGGGATGGGAGAAGCTCAACGGCATTACATTGCGGGAGGAGTTTCTCAAACTAAAAGACTTTAAACCTCTGGGCATGACCGTTTACTCGTTTTCGGACAGCAAACCTGCGCCGGATCAGACCATGATCTTTAAAATCGAACGGGGCCGGTTGCTTCCGATAACCGATTGGATCACCTGTCCCGACCTGAGGCCAAAAGCACTGCGCTGA
- a CDS encoding winged helix-turn-helix domain-containing protein codes for MAFIIVKKGDAEDIGKIFTLRQAATVVGRRTPQYKPDIELNDEAVSRRHVEILEKEGRYQIRDLGSTNGTVLNDDRILAGRLYDLKHNCKIGLGVAAGPAHSLLIFKETESTNLLGGKGVGASHKAVATDVSWLKVDEARKEVHVDGEPVKLSRKEYELLNYLYENAGVVCLRDEIIKAVWFDSLDPAAISDATLDQLVHRLREKIEPDTANPCRIISRKAFGYMLV; via the coding sequence GTGGCTTTCATTATAGTCAAAAAGGGCGACGCTGAAGACATCGGCAAGATTTTTACCCTCAGACAGGCGGCCACGGTCGTCGGACGGCGTACTCCCCAGTATAAGCCGGATATCGAATTAAATGACGAGGCGGTATCCAGGCGGCATGTCGAGATACTGGAAAAAGAAGGCCGTTATCAGATAAGAGACCTGGGCAGCACGAACGGGACTGTGCTCAATGACGACAGGATACTGGCGGGCAGGTTGTATGATCTGAAACACAATTGCAAGATCGGGCTGGGTGTGGCAGCGGGGCCGGCGCACTCACTTTTGATCTTCAAAGAGACGGAGAGCACCAATTTACTGGGAGGAAAAGGGGTGGGAGCAAGCCACAAGGCTGTAGCGACGGATGTAAGCTGGCTCAAAGTGGATGAGGCCAGGAAAGAGGTGCATGTGGACGGCGAACCCGTGAAACTATCGCGCAAAGAGTACGAATTACTTAATTACCTTTATGAAAACGCCGGCGTGGTCTGCCTGCGCGACGAGATTATCAAAGCCGTATGGTTCGATAGTCTGGATCCGGCTGCCATTTCGGACGCAACGCTCGACCAGCTCGTGCACCGCCTGCGGGAGAAGATAGAGCCGGACACAGCCAACCCCTGCCGCATTATCAGTCGTAAGGCCTTCGGCTACATGCTGGTATAA
- a CDS encoding FHA domain-containing protein: MEEIIDISVICPACQGLNGAGSFFCYSCGHYLAHEKECTSSETVLEEAAEAADQVAAARMIMQGGEEIILTDNPQFIQRSNFEGKLPQDALMSISRQHMLITRENGTYFVQDHGRDGTGSTNHTRVNNIDIHHKGRLALRDGDSIELARQPGATLIFRLS, encoded by the coding sequence ATGGAAGAGATAATCGATATCAGTGTCATCTGCCCGGCCTGCCAGGGCCTGAATGGAGCCGGCAGCTTTTTCTGCTACAGTTGCGGGCATTACCTGGCGCATGAAAAGGAATGTACAAGCAGCGAGACCGTCTTGGAGGAAGCTGCTGAAGCTGCAGACCAGGTGGCCGCGGCCAGGATGATCATGCAGGGAGGCGAGGAGATCATTCTTACGGACAATCCCCAGTTTATTCAACGCAGCAACTTCGAGGGCAAACTTCCACAGGATGCGCTGATGAGCATCTCCCGGCAACATATGCTGATAACACGTGAGAACGGCACTTATTTTGTTCAGGACCACGGGCGCGACGGCACCGGCAGCACCAATCACACACGGGTAAATAATATCGATATACATCATAAAGGCAGACTGGCTCTCAGGGACGGCGACAGCATAGAGCTGGCCAGACAGCCGGGAGCCACCCTCATCTTCAGGTTAAGTTGA
- a CDS encoding FHA domain-containing protein produces MRRPITALIFALAVLFASLSAVALAHVCAYAMGAPTDNFTIPDPMDDTQHPEIKPPVNFILHSATALPSDESPDLVATIHGSSAKGGASFTGDEQWYLDVDINMPGWLYIYEYYPSDTYDQGRWITYKWQLKEQGQWRLGLFRPGEDELEGQHIYRLFFYGNGQWAADSSEAQRSHLVYWNYIRGLQEPAQPATPSTPEQPAPADNNLLKLLTNPLFLLIAPSALVIIVLLALYARRRMRERSNVQHTAQQPLVELLEQPGITPKSPLHGAAMALLELPNGLNIRLGEESEIIGRAQVARSLGLDELGMISKQHFKISFTDGKASIEDMGSANGTVVNSIDISDTGPVELKDGDVIEMAGKTSLKFRSNH; encoded by the coding sequence ATGAGACGGCCGATAACGGCATTGATATTTGCGCTGGCCGTCCTGTTCGCTTCCCTCAGCGCAGTAGCCCTCGCACACGTATGCGCATATGCCATGGGCGCGCCGACCGACAACTTCACAATACCGGATCCAATGGATGATACCCAGCATCCTGAAATTAAGCCGCCCGTTAATTTCATATTGCACAGCGCTACTGCACTGCCTTCAGACGAATCGCCTGATCTGGTTGCGACTATACACGGGTCATCCGCCAAAGGCGGCGCCAGCTTCACAGGCGACGAGCAATGGTACCTCGATGTCGATATCAATATGCCGGGCTGGCTGTATATATATGAATACTACCCATCGGACACATATGACCAGGGTAGATGGATTACCTACAAATGGCAATTGAAAGAGCAGGGCCAATGGAGGCTCGGGCTCTTCCGGCCGGGAGAGGACGAACTGGAGGGCCAGCATATTTACAGGCTTTTCTTTTACGGAAACGGCCAATGGGCGGCGGACAGCAGCGAAGCGCAGAGAAGCCACCTTGTCTACTGGAACTACATAAGGGGTCTTCAAGAGCCGGCTCAGCCGGCCACACCCTCAACACCCGAACAGCCTGCCCCGGCGGACAACAATCTGCTGAAGCTCCTGACCAATCCCCTTTTCCTGCTGATTGCCCCTTCCGCCCTGGTTATTATAGTGCTCCTGGCACTGTACGCGCGACGCCGCATGCGCGAACGGAGCAACGTCCAGCATACTGCACAGCAGCCGCTGGTGGAATTACTGGAGCAGCCGGGTATTACACCAAAATCTCCACTGCACGGCGCAGCCATGGCCCTCCTGGAATTACCCAACGGATTGAATATCCGTCTGGGCGAAGAAAGCGAGATTATCGGACGGGCCCAGGTCGCCAGGTCGCTGGGACTGGATGAGCTGGGGATGATATCGAAACAGCACTTCAAGATCAGCTTCACGGACGGGAAAGCTTCCATCGAGGACATGGGCAGCGCCAACGGCACTGTCGTCAACAGCATCGATATCAGTGACACCGGCCCGGTGGAATTGAAAGACGGGGACGTTATCGAGATGGCCGGCAAGACCAGCCTGAAGTTCCGATCCAACCATTAG